A segment of the Agarivorans albus genome:
TGAACTCAAAAGACTTACGTGCTATTCAGCACGTAGAGCGCTTAACTAAAATGGGTGTGCACTCACTTAAAATTGAAGGCCGTACTAAGTCTTTCTACTACTGTGCGCGTACAGCCCAAGTGTATCGCCAAGCGATTAACGATGCTGTAGCTGGAAAACCCTTCGACCCAAGCCTAATGGGCACGCTGGAAAACCTAGCGCACCGCGGGTATACCGAAGGCTTCTTACGCCGCCATACTCACGATGAGTACCAAAACTACGACTATGGTTATTCGGTAAGCGATACTCAACAATTTGTAGGTGAAGTGGCAGGCCGCAACCAAGCAGGCCTTGCCGAAATCACCGTTAAAAACAAATTTGTACTGGGTGATACGCTGGAGCTTATGACACCTCAAGGTAACCTTAACTTCAAATTAGAGCATCTAGAGAACAAAAAAGGTGAGCTCATTGACGATGCTAAAGGCAGCGGCCACACTGTATTTTTGCCAGTGCCAGAAAACGTAGATTTAGAGCACGCACTTATAATGCGCAATCTTCAATCTGGCCAAGATACCCGCAACCCGCATCAAGCTGCAGAAGTTAAGGCTTAAACATGGCCTTGCTCATTAGCAAAAAATGCATCAACTGTGATATGTGCGAGCCAGAGTGCCCTAATCAGGCTATCTCTTACGACGGCATTATCACGGTAATTGACCCAGAGCGTTGCACCGAATGCAAAGGCCATTACGACCGCCCAACTTGCATAGATGTTTGCCCAATTGACTGCATTGCCGTAGACCCAGCATATAAAGAAAGCGAAGAGCAGCTATATGATAAGTTTGTTGCCTTGCATGGCGACATGCTAATTGCCAAAGGCTCCGCTTAGCGCTTTAAAGCTCGACGCTAAAACTAACAAGCCGCAGCCACATACTGCGGCTTTTGTTTATCGTCTAACACATGGCAGACAATAGACTCACTTCCACGTTTCTAACCCTTTACGTATTAAAAAGCTGAACTAACCCACCTATCTGCCCATGATTTTTCTATCTTTGGCTGGGCAAAAAACACTGTAATGATATACAGGAACCTTTGATTCCTACTTTCTACATGTGATTGCATACTTTCATGCTGATGTTTTTGTTATTTTTCGAGCTAGGTGGCTGATGTAGCGTAGGAAAGGTGATAGCCTTGGTTTTATCAAATGTATGATAAGAGGAAAAATTCCGTGTTTAAACAAGGAAATTTTCCTATTAATAAACTGTTAGAACTACTAGGGAAGTATTGTGGACACCTTGAAGAAAATCCTATTTTTTGACGTATTTCCCTTCTTATGTAGGTTAATAGGATGTGGTTTATTAGCCATCGCTTTATATGGAATCGGTTTCCCGCCTAAAACTGATATTGGCACTACATCAGGTTTATTGTTAATTCTGTCTCTGTTTTTCATTTTGTTGCCGTTAGCCAAAAAGATTAGTTTAGGTAAGTTACTTACCTTTGAGCGAGAAATAGAAAAGGTAAAGACAGAAGTTACAGATTTTAAGGGCGAGACAAGAGAGTTCTTAAATGTCTACAGTAATATGATTACGGCCATATCAAATACTGTTAATCAAACTGTAAATGTTCATCTCCCAGGAAAAGAACAAGTCCAAGAAGCTAAAGATGAGTTGAAATCAACGATTCAGCAGGAAGATAACGGCTTCAGTATCGAAGATGAATTGCAGGAATACATCAGTCTTTCAGGTAATGACATTAACTTTGCTCTGGCTCGCCTGCGAATGGATTTAGAGAAATCGATGCGTGCAATTTTGGGTAAAAGAACTCAAACATCAGATCCTACCGAAATGAAATCAAAATTCATGTCGGCTAGGCAGCTATTTAAAGAACTTACGATTGAATACCCTAATTATAAAGGGATGCACAGTTCTTATGATTACATACTTAAAATATGCAACGCCGCTATTCATGGTCAGCAAATATCTAATGGGCATGCTCAGGAAGCTCTATATATGGGACTGCAAATGTTAAAAGAATTAGAGCGTGTGCAAAAGTAGTTCTAACAAGTTGCCCAAAAGGACGCAAAACGCTTGGCTTGCGCTCCTTCGTCGCTAAGTATAGCCAAGCATTTTTCGCCTCTTAGCAAGGCGTTATATGCAAGTGAGAATTGATGACTCAATCTAGAAATGAAAGATATGTTAGATGGCAAGATTACCGAATTAATCATTTATCTTTTTCAATAAATTTGTTTTTAAGCTTTTCGGTGGCTTCAATAGCTTTACTTATTAGCATGTTGCTTAAGGATTTGAAGGGCAATGAAATAGGAGAGTTAGTTTTAACTATCTGGGCTTACAGCGCTATTGCTGGGTGTTTGGCAACTATCTTTCGGTTGTTAGACTTCCGCTATACATCAAGAAAAATAAGAAAAAGAACATGCGTTAATGCATTTGTAGCTAGGCATGTAGGTAAGTTAACTTGGTCAATGTTCTGGTCTCAAGTTATTTTGTATTCATGTGGCGCATATTTTTTTATATACGGCGTAGTTTTAGCCTAAGCATATAACAAGGCATTTAAAACGGAACTAAAACAGTGGGTGAGGCTCTTCATATGGGGCAAACGCTAGAGTTTCTTACTCGGACGCTTGTTGCGATATTGAACGACAATTTTGATGTTGAAATAGAAGTTGAAGCACTCGTAATCCGTGAAGACCGTAAAACCCTAGGTCAACTCATCGGTTTACTAAAAAGCCACGCCGACATTGATGATGTTGGTGCTTCTATCTTGAAGCAAGCACTAGTTAAACGTAACTATATTGCTCACGAGTTTTACATTAAAAATAACTACTTGTTCACCGACCTTGAGCATAGAAATAAGGTTTATCAAACTCTTGTAGAAGATACCAAAACTATGGCATTAGGTACTGCATTAATGTCCGGTTTCGTGGAGGGGTTTTGCGAGGCTCTAGCTATCGACAAGTCAAAAGTTCTGGTGAAACAGAGCATATAACAAAGCGTTTAAGACGGATTCCCAACGCTTGGCATTTTCGGTTTGATTCAGCTTTAGTGTTTAAGGCACAATGGTTTAGGTAGGGTGGTAGCGTTGCTCACCACTTAACGCGGCGTTATATTTCAACGGAGAGTGCTTTGAGAATAGCATTACTACTAATTACAATACTTCAGTGCTCTTCAGTGTTTGGGGTTGCAACAAATAAAGCAGATTTATGCCCAAACCTAATCGGTAGCTGGAAAGGGGAAAAGTCATACCCTGACATTAATGCTCATGAATCTTGGGTATCTACCTACCAACGAGATGGCAGCTCTTCAGTTACTTTTACGACTAAGTACCAAGGCGAAGTTACACAGGATACTGAAATAGGTTACTGGAAATGTGAGCAAAATATCTTAACAAAATATGAGTCTATAAACGGTGCAAATAAAGATTCGCCAAAAGTATATGAATTATTAGAAGTTAACCAGCAATTTATGCGCTACCTTACTATTCTGGATGCGAACACCGTTATTGAATACGTTGCGTATAAAGTTGAAATATAACAAACGCATCAACGCATGGACTAATAAAGCTTGGCTTGGTTCGAGCCTCACCAATTGTAGCCAAGCTTTATTAGCCCGTTATGCGGGCGTTAAATTGCTAGGAAAATTATGAGTCAAACCGAAATCCTTGCGATATGGGGCGCAGTTACAGGAACCGTTGGTACAGTCGCCGGTTTGCTTGGTCTCTGGCTTAGATTTAGGCAGCACGGCCTAGATAAACCACGACTGGTTTGCGAGGCCTCCTTCGGATTCGATTCCCCCAATCGGCCTAATCACAAAATAACGATTCGCTCAGTTGGTCGGCGGCCAGTAGCGATCGACAATGTAAAATATTTTATTAGGCCAAAGCTTTGGCATCATAGAATAACTAGAGCTTGGCAGCACAAAAAAGGGCGCTGGTTGTGGAATCAGAAGCCAAGGGAAAGTATTAAGCTCAATGAAGGTGAGAAAAGGGAAATAGTCATCTCATTGCCCGATGGGCTCGATATCACAGATATTTATAGGGTTGAGGTTGTAGACCAAACAGCACGCAGATGGCCTGTAAAATGGGTATCTAAGTCTAGGCTGTGCAAAACTGCAACTCAGGAAACACTTGACGAATTCGCCGACGAAAATGACAAGCGTATAGTCAGCGCTACTGGATATCGCGTAGGCGAAAGGTACTATTTGGACACAAAGTTCAATACCAAGCCGGGAAGAGCTGGTAAATCTTGTGGAAGAGGATTTTGGTTCTTTGATGTGCAGAAGTATCGGGAGAAACTCCAAGACGTAAAGTGCAATCAGACTAGCTCCTTTCTATCTGGCGAGGCCGAGGAAATTAAGTAGCAATTTAACAAGGCCAGTCACAGCGACGGCTTTTTCGTTGCGGCTTCGCCTTCACTACAAAGCCGCGCGTGCTGGCGGCGTTACATGCCTAAAGCTCACTGTACGGAGATTGAATGAAGGTTATATTTGATACAAACCAGAG
Coding sequences within it:
- a CDS encoding YfhL family 4Fe-4S dicluster ferredoxin, which gives rise to MALLISKKCINCDMCEPECPNQAISYDGIITVIDPERCTECKGHYDRPTCIDVCPIDCIAVDPAYKESEEQLYDKFVALHGDMLIAKGSA